The genome window AGAAGATGGCTTCGGCCCGGCCGCCGATGGCGTAGCCTGACGACTTCGGGCCAATCGATTTCTCGCCGTAGCCGCGGACGCCGTCCACGCCGGTGCCCCCGGGCGTGAAGCGCTCGTAGATCGGGATTCTGTCCGCGGCTGTGAAACCGGTGATGTAACCGAGCCGGGTCCGACCCATCAGGCCGAACTTCCAGAACAGAGGGAAGTACTGGCTCATGTCGAAGACATGGCGGTGGAAGCTGATGTCGCCAACCGAAAAGTCGAACTGGTAGGTGGTGGACGAGCCGGTCAGTGCGTTGTAGATGTAGTCGCGCGAGTCCCGCGTGAAGGTCAGGCTCGGCCTGAATGCCGTCTTGTGCGTTGTGTCTCCGTAGATGCTGAACAGCGTGTCGGTCGGGTTGTACCCCGACTTGATTGACGTGGGCGGGACGTAGGCATCGATGACGCGCAGAGCAAGGTAGGCTCGCGTGTAGTCAAGCGGGAGCGGCCGCGAGAAGGAGAGACCGCCTCCGAGTTGCTGCTTGTCGTAGTAGTCATAGGTGTAGGTGTAGTACGAGATGTCGGCACCGGCCGACATCGGCCGGTCGAACAGCCAGGGCTCAGTGAAACCCAGCTGGACGTTGGTCTTCTTGCTGCCTCTCTCGAGCTTGACGTTTGCGTTCTGGCCCCGACCGAAGAGGTTGGGTTGCTGGAGCTCAACGTAGCCGGTGACACCATCGGTTGCCGAGTACGTGATACCGGCGCCGACGGTGCCAAAGAATGATTTCTCTTTCACCTTGTACACGAGGTCGATTGTGCCGGCCGTGTCGGCGCGGCGGTAGTCGATGGTGACGTCATCGAAGAACCCGAGATTGAAGATGTCGCGCTGCGAGCGCATCACCTCGGAGCGGCGGAAGGTGTAGCCGGGCAAAGAGCTGACTTCGCGGCGGATGACATTGTCGTGGGTCTGCTCGTTGCCCTCGATGCTGACCAGGCGGATGGTCGCCGGCGCGCCTTCGCTGATCTGGTAGGTGATGTCGACGGTGTCGGAGCGCACGTTCTCCACCGGCGAGACCTGCGTGTAGATGTAGCCTTCCTCGGAGTAGGCTCCGAACAGGTCCTGCAGAGTTGATTGGGCAAGCTTGGTGTTGTAGGGCTCGCCGGAACGGTAGCGGACGAGCTTGCGCAGGTCCGCTTCTTTCATCACGGAGTCGCCTTCGATGGCCACGTTGCCGAAGTAGTAGCGTGTGCCTTCGGAGACGCTGATCGTGATGCTGGCCCATCCCTGATCGAATTTCATGTCGTAGTCAAGGACCTTGGCGTCGATGAATCCGCGCTGCTTGTAGAAATCGACGATGCGGTCAAGGTCTTTGACGAACTCGTCTTCCTTCAGGTTCGCCTTGCGGTACCAGCGCTTCTGACGGTTGGTGAGCTTGATCTCCAACTGTTCATCCGTGAAGTAGTCGTTGCCCTCGATCTCGATGTTGCGGATTCGGACCGGGTCGCCCTCATCGATCTTGTAGGTCAGCGTCACCTGGTTGAGGGCATCGGGTTGGGCAGTTTCGTTTGCCACCCTGACGAGCAGGAAGCCCTTCTCTTTGTACAGCTTCAGGATTTCCTGCTCCCAATCGAACACCTTCTTGTCGGTGAGGATCTCTCCTTCCTTGGCCTTGACCTTGGCGTCGAGGTCCTTTCTGCGGACGCGGCGGAATCCTTCGTAGTCGACCGACTTTAGTTTCGGGAATTCGGTGGCGACAAAGGTGACGCGGACGCCGTCCGCGACCCTCGAAGTCTCGGCTTCGACCTGGGAGAAAAGCCCGAGGCCGTAGACCCTGCGGATCGCGTCCTCGAGGTTGGTTCGCAGGGCGTTCGCGGTCAGGGCCTGGCCGCGGCTGAGACCCGCCGTACGGACGATGAGCAGGGTGTCAGCGGTGGCGGCCCGCGCGGAAACGCCAATCAGGATAACCTTGCTGGTGTCAGGCTGCCCCGGCTGGGCCAGCAACAGGGCGGCGAGCAGCGCTATCACTGCTGCAGTGTCACCGACGGCTCGGCCATCTTCTCGGCGAAGACCAGTCGGTCGCCGTCACGGTCAACCAGGACGACGGAGCTCTCCTTGAAGCGACCGCGGAGCAACTCCTCAGCCAGCGGGTCCTCGAGCAGACGGCGCAGCGCCCGCTTGATCGGCCGGGCTCCGAACTGAGGGTCGAATCCTTCCTGGACCAGAAGCTCCTTGGCGGTAGTCGTCAGCTCAACGGCGAGCTTCTGTTCCTTGAGACGCGTGGAGAGGTCGCGAAGCTGGATTTCGACGATTTCCTCCATCTGTTTCCGGTCGAGCGGCCTGAAGACCAGCACTTCGTCGACGCGGTTCAGGAACTCGGGGCGGAAGAAACGTTTCACTTCGGTCATCACCTTGTCGCGGATGGACTCGTAGTTCGCGTCCCCGGTGGTCGCGCCGAAACCAAAGCCGCTCATGCCGCGGATTTCGGTCGAGGCGATGTTCGAGGTCATGATCACGACCGTGTTCTTGAAGCTCACCTTGCGGCCCAGCGAGTCGGTTATCTGGCCGTCGTCGAGCAATTGCAGCAGGATGTTGAACACGTCGGGGTGGGCTTTCTCGATCTCGTCGAAGAGTACGACCGCATACTGCTTGCGGCGCACCTTTTCGGTGAGCTGGCCGCCCTCCTCATAGCCGACGTAGCCCGGCGGCGCGCCGACCAGCCTCGAGACGTTGAATTTCTCCATGTACTCGGACATGTCGAAGCGGATGAGCGCGTCTTCGTCCCCAAACATGAAGCGGGCGAGCACGCGGGCCAATTCGGTCTTGCCGACTCCGGTGGGGCCGAGGAAGATGAACGAACCGATGGGCCGGCGCGGGTCCTTGACGCCGGCGCGCGAACGACGGATTGCCTTGGCGATCATCGTGATCGCCTTGTCCTGGCCGATGATGCGCTGGCGGATTTCCTCTTCCATGCGGAGCAGCCGGGCCGATTCCCGTTCCTCGAGTTTGGCCAGCGGAACGCCGGTCCAATTCGAAACCACGTAGGCGACATCCTCCTCGGTGACGACGGGGAACGAGCCGGCCTTCTCCCATTCCTTGCGTTTCCGCTTCAGGTATTCGGTCAGCTGCTTCTGCTCGTCGCGGATTTCGGCAGCTTTCTCGAACTCCTGTTTGCGGACCGCTTCTTCCTTGGCCCGGGCCGCTTTCTCGATCTTCTTCTCCAGTTCGTCCAGCTCGGGATTGATGACCGGTCGCATCAGCTTCACTCGTGAACCGGCCTCGTCGATTACGTCAATCGCCTTGTCGGGCAGGAACCGGTCGGAGATGTAGCGGTCGGCCAGGTAGGCCGCAGTCTCCAGTGCCTTCTCGTCGTAGGAGACGTTGTGGTGGAGTTCGTACTTCTCCTTCAAACCCTTGAGGATGCTGACCGTCTCCTGCGCGCCCGGCGCTTCGACCAGTATCTTCTGGAACCGGCGCTCCAGCGCCGAGTGCTTCTCGATGTGCTTCCGGTATTCCTCGAGCGTGGTCGCCCCGATAGCCTGCAGTTCGCCGCGGGCAAGCGCCGGCTTGAGGATGCTCGAAGCGTCAATCGCGCCTTCGGCCGCCCCGGCGCCGACTATCGTATGCAACTCGTCGATGAAAATGATGACGTCGCCCTGGTGCTGAATCTCGTTCATCACCGACTTGAGTCGCTCTTCGAACTGCCCCCGGTATTTGGTGCCGGCGACGATGGCGGCGAGGTCGAGAGCAAGGACGCGCTTGCTCTTGAGCAGGTTCGGTACCTTGCCGGCGACAATGCGCTGGGCCAGGCCTTCGACGATCGCCGTCTTGCCGACGCCGGCCTCGCCGATCAGTACCGGGTTGTTCTTCTTGCGGCGGGCGAGGATCTGGATGATGCGTTCGATTTCGCTTTCCCGGCCGATGATCGGATCGAGCTTGTCCTCACGCGCGAGTTGAGTCAGGTCGCGGGAGAAGTAGTCGAGCGAAGGCGTCTTGGTGCGCGACTTCTGCTGAGCAGAGCCCTTTTCCCCGCCCAGCAAGCGGGTGGTCTCGTTTCGCACCAGCTCGATGTCCATGCCCAGCGACTGGAGAATCTGGCACGCGACCCCCCGCTCCTCACGCAGCAGTCCGAGGAGCAGGTGCTCGGTGCCGATGTAGGTGTGGTTCATCTTGCGGGCCTCGTCGAGGGCGTAGTTCAGGCAAGAGCGTGCTTCCTGGTTCAGCGGCACCTCGCCGAGCACGAGGGTCTCGGAACCGGCGTCAACCGCATTCTCCACTGCGCGGCGCAGGTCGTCGGTGTTGACCCCGAGGTTGGTGAGGACGACGGCGGCCACTCCCTCACCCTCCTTGACTAGTCCGAGCAGCAGGTGTTCGGTGCCGATGTAGTCGTGGTGAAGTCGGACTGCTTCCTGGCGGGCAAGCGAGATTACTTTCCTAACTCTCTCAGTAAAACGTTCTTGCATGTTCCTTCAGAGTGTAGCTATTCCCCTCCGGAAGTCAACGCGACCGAGAGCTTCCGGCTATTCGCACCCGAGCAGTCGGGCGAGATCGGCGCCGGTGTGAACTGGCGCAAAGCAGGTCTGGTTGCGGCAGACGAATGCGGTCGGCTTGTTGTCAGTGGCGGCACGGCCATGGGTCAAAGGAATCAGACGTCCGGTAAGAACATCTGGTTGCCTGGCCTTGATGACCACGGCGGTGCGATAGTCGTCCGGGGTCGAAGCGAGGAGCGCGGCCATCGCGTCCGCGTCGGACGAGGATTCTGGCAGAAAGAGTACGACTTCGGTCCCGGGATGGAGGAGCAGGTCTAGCCCGGCGAGCATCAGGCTGAACGCGGGCGGGTAGGTGACCATCGTCCTGTAGAACCGGCGGAGAGTGGCCGCGGCCGCGCGCTCGTAGTCGTTCCGGCCGCAGAGACGTGCCAGCCGGAGCAGGTTCATCACTGCGACCGAGTTTCCAGACGGCGTCGCCCCGTCGTAGCCGTTCTTGATTCGGCTCAGAAGGCCGGCATCGGCGCGGGTGGTGAAGAACCCGCCTTGCTGGTCGAAGAAAAGCTCGAGCATACGGTCGCTCAGACCGAGCGCCGCCTCGACGTAGCGCGCGTCATAGCAGGCGTCGTAGATGTCGAGCAGTCCCTGGACCACGAACGCGAAGTCAGGGAGTTGGCCCGGCACACTCGTTGCCCCGGTCTTCAGGAGATGTGCCACTTCGTTCCCGCTGACCATCCTGTTCAGGATGAAATCGGCCAGGGCGCGAGCCAGGTCGAGGTAGCGGCTGTTCGCGAAGGCGTTTGAGCAACGGGCAAGAGCGGAGAGGGTCAGGCCGTTCCAGTCAGCAAGCACCTTGTCGTCGCGGCGCAGCGCCGGGCGCCGACCCCGCGCCGCGAGCAGTCGGGCGCGGATCTCCCCGAGTTTCGGCCAGAGCTCATCGAGGGCAACGTGGTGGACGTTGACGACCTGCTCGATGGGAACAGCGGTATGCAGCACGTTGGTGCCGTCGAAGTTGCCCGGCGCGGACACGCCGTAGAAATCACAGGCGAGCTTCGTCAGGTCCGGACCGACCGCCTGCGCGACCTGCGCCTCAGTCCATGTGTAGTACGCGCCCTCCCGACCGCCGGTGTCGGCATCCAGCGAAGCAGCAAAGCCGCCTTCAGGCAGGAGCATCTCTCGTTCCATCCACCCCAGCGTTTCAACGGCGATCGAGCGGTACGATTCCTCGCCCGTGGCCTGGAAGGCGCGCGCGTAGGTTTGGGCGAGCAAGGCGTTATCGTAGAGCATCTTCTCGAAGTGGGGCACCAGCCAGATGGTATCGGTCGAGTAGCGATGAAACCCGCCGCCGAGCTGGTCGTATATTCCGCCCTCGGCCATCTTGTGCAGCGTGAGTTCCACCATGGCGCGGGCCTGTTCGAACTCCGGCCGGCCCCCCGAATCCCGGAGTTGAGAGCCACGAAAGCCCGAATCCGGATGAAACGAAGCCGATTTCTGCGAATCCGCTTCGTTTCGCGTGCTTCGTGTCTTCGTGGCGTGCATCTCGGCTCCCGGTTTGCCCGACAAGCGCAGCAGGAGTGCGAGGTCGGTGGGGTTCGGGAACTTGGGTGCGACTCCGAATCCGCCATGCTCAGAATCGAATACCTCCAGCCGCTGCTTGTAGAACCCGCGCAGCGGCGTCTCGTCCATTTCGCCTTCGTGATCAGGCAGAGATGAGAGCCGGTTCAGCTCCACGGCGATACGGTTGGCGGCCTCGTCAATCTCGTGGCGCTGCGTGCGGAAGAAATGCAGCGCCGAAAGCAGCACGCGGTTGAATGCTGCCATGCCCGGACGAGGTCCCGGCGGGAAGTAGGTACCGCCATAGAACGGCTTCAGTTCGGGCGTCAGGAAGACCGAGAGCGGCCAGCCGGCAGAACCGGTCAGGATGCGCACCGCCTCGATATACACCTCGTCGATGTCGGGCCGCTCTTCCCGGTCCACCTTGATGCTGACGTAGTTGGCGTTCAGGATCTCGGCGATCTTCGGGTCGGAGAACGATTCGCGGGCCATCACGTGGCACCAGTGACAGGCCGAATAGCCGATGGAGAGGAAAATCGGTTTGTTCTCTGCCTTGGCCTTACCTAGTGCCTCCTCGCCCCACGGATACCAGTCGACCGGGTTCTCCGCGTGGTCGCGCAAGTACGGGCTGGCTTCGTTCGCGAGGCGGTTGGACATCGAGGAAAGAGACTATTGCGGGCAGAGCCGGAAGTCAACCGGTAGGGTCACGCCTCGTCAACTCGGGTTGCCACCAGGCGCCGATTCGGATGCCGGGGACTACATGGAGGTTGCTCGATTGGTCAAGGCTGGGTTTGACAGGGATGGGCGTGGGCGTATCATTGCTGTATGAACAGACTGGTGGCTGTTCTGCTGGGCGCGGCCGTTGCGACTGCGGCATTCGGCCGTGAGCCGAGGTTAGAGGAGCATCTCGCGGTGCGGGAGAGTCTGTCGCGGGTGCATCCGAGGATGAGGGCGAGGTGGCTCAAGGAGCGCGGGGTTGAAGACCCGTACTACACGAGCGTCAGGATGCCGGCGACTGAGAGTTCGGGACTCGAGCTAATCGGACGTTGGTCATACGGGCCGTCGTATGACGTTGACGGCAGGACCACTCCGAGCGAGACGCTCGTTGCGCTGGCGCGCGGCTCGGGCGTGAGCCTGCTCAGGTTCTCAAGGCGGGATTCCCTTTCAATCGAGCTTCTCTCGGACATCAATGCCGAGGGGCTGATGTGCCGCGTGAAGGTCGCGGGCACGCTTCTCTACGTCGGCTCGCGGAAGGGGCTTGAAATCTACAACATCGCCGACGAGCAGAATCCGATGAGGCTCTCGTGGACGCCACTGCCGCTCAACGACTTTGCCCTTCAGGATTCGCTCGTTTACACCATCAGCGGCTACTATTCCGACGGTGGCGATGACGACTCGTTTCGTATCTACAACGTCTCGAATCCAGCCAATCCGGTCTTCCGCGGAGCCTGCCGCGACTCAGGCTACCTGGTCTCGGTGGCAGGCAACACGGCGTTCATTGGCGACCGTTGGGGTCTCTACGTCATCGACGTCACCAATCCCGCGAGTCCGCACCGAATCGGCTCCTGGGGTAGCGCAATCGAGCAGGTGGAGGTCAGAGGGCATCTCTGCTACGTCACGACTTTCAACCCGAACGTGCCGGGCGACATCACGTTCCACGTCCTTGACGTTGCCGTTCCGTCGCTGCCATACCAGATTGGCTCGCTGGACTCTGCCGGCGGCAACGATGTCTTCCTCGTCGATACGCTGGCGTTTGGAGCAGGCGAGAGCGACTTCAACAGGATGACTATCGTGTCGATAGCAGATTCGACCAGACCCCGCCTGCTAGGCTCTGCCGGAAGGCCCGGCTGGGGCTATGGCGTCTGGACCAACGGGCTAGCCCAGACTGCCTTCGTTGGTTCCCACTGGACGGGCTTGCAGATATATGACATCGGGAACACGTCGCTGCCGGTTCGCGACACCTTCCTGCTGGATGCCGACCAAGCCTTGGACGTCTACATCGACAACGACAGGGCCTACGTGGCGAACCAGATGTCCGGACTGAAGATACTCGACGTCACCGACCCGGCGAGGCCCACCACTGCTGGTTCCTATGACACGGCCGGGCAGAGGCCGTTCATGAGCTCGGTAGTCGCGCGCGACTCTCTCGCGTTCGTGGATTGGTACGCGGTGCCCGTCTTCAGGGTGATGGAGGTAAGCGATCCATCGCGCCCTTTGATGCTCGGTGGGGTCGACGTGTTCAATCCGCCCGAGGACATGGTCCTGCGTGACAGCTTCGTTTACTGCGCCGAAATGAACCGCTTCCAGATTGTCAACGTCGCCCGGCCAAGAGAGCCGGTGCTGGTGGGGAGCTGCAACACGCAGGAGCAAGCGTATGGTCTGTGCGTCGCAGATTCGCTGGCATACGTGGCTAACTACCCGTTTGCCATCATCAACGTGAAGCAACCATCGAATCCAAGTGTCGTCGGCACGATTTCCCGCGGTGCGTGGAATGGGACGGTTCGCGACACGTTTCTGTTCCTGTCATCGGGGAGCATTCTTGTCTACAGCGTCGCCGACCCAAGCCAACCTCGGCTGCTGGACTCGCTCAGCGTCGGGGCAATCACGTTTTGGGTCGAGGCGGTCGGCTCGCTGCTGTACACCAACAACACCGATGGCGTAAGAGTGGTAGACGCAAGCGACGTTCACAACATGCGGGTCCGTGGCTATGCGACTCTTCCATACTCAGTAGGAAGGTTGAGCTACGCGTCGCCGCACCTTTATGTCGCGTGCGGGGAGGCCGGTGTTTGCATCTTCGAGTCAACACAGGTTGCCGTCAGCGAAGAACGACACGCCGTTCCGAGAGGTGGAGGGCTGTTCGTCAAGCCCAATCCGGCTAGGGGCGTAGCCTTGCTCCTGGGAGCGCAGGGTCTCTCGTATCCCGTTGTCGTCCGAGATGTTGCCGGGAGGGTCGTGCCCCGCGCAGTCGCAAGCCACGAGACCAACGGCGGTTTGACGCTCGACCTGACGGGCGTCCCACCCGGAGTGTACTTTGTCGAGGTTAAGACAAGAGAAGAGGCAGCAAGAGTCAAGTTCGTAAGACAATAGGAAGAAGTGATGAAGGGAAGCACGTCGAAACTAGTCGTCGTGCTGCTGGTTGCGTTCGGCTCCACGATGGCGCTCGTCCGCGCCTTCCACACCGAACCAGTGAGCGTGGCGCTGTCGGGCTGGACTGGCACGATGCCGCCGAACAACTACGTGAGTCAAGTACTAACGATCAACTTCGATGAGCTGGATAGCACGGCGGGTGCTTACTGTGAACTGTTTGCGGGCACGCAGTCCGGAGGCGGGCCATACCACGTCTCGGTCAAAACGTATCCGGGCAGCGCTGAGGTCGCAAGTGCCAGCCAAGACGGGCACGTGGACCACAAGTGGGTCCGGTTCAATCTCAATGTGCTGCATCCCGAATCAATCGTGAAGGGCAAGAAACTGGAGTTCCGGTTCACCCGAGGCGTTATGGTCCCCGGGGAGAGCTTTCAGTTCTATTATGACAGCGTGTGCGGATACAACTACGGCTTCATGATAGCGCCGACTCTGCAATCCGTGCCGGTGACGGCCGGACTGGCGATGAGGGTGTATGGACGGATGAAGCCGGTCAGCGACGTCTGGCGAGCCTGCCATGACCACGGAGATGACCCACCCTTTGGCAGCGATAGCGCTCTGTCGGCCCTGGTGAAGGCCAAGTCCATGGGCGTGAAGTGGCTCAGAGATGACTTCCTGTGTTGGGGCTCGTGGGATAGCCCGGAAAGCCTCAGAGGCAAGATCAAGTCGATCTACAATCGTTACGACAGCATGGGGTTCAACATGGTCGGCATTCTTTGCTACGGAAGTGACGACTCGACGAAGAGCAGCGGCCCGCCGGGCTCCGCCGGTTCTTGGGGCAAGTACCCGCCGCGCAACCTGTTCGCCGATGTGCACAGTGACACCAACTGGTGGGCAGGATACTGCCGGAGCATCATGGAGAACCTTCCCTTGGTGAAATACTGGGAGGTCTTCCCTGAGGCAAATGCGGAGTGGTACTGGAAGGACCCGGACATCGCCTACTACCAGGGCCGCAGCGGCCTGTGTTGGGACACGATCGATACGCCCATTGAGCGATGCAGCCTCTATGTGCGGATGTGCGTCATTGCCGAGAGCGTTGCTCACGAGTCGGGAGGCGGACGGAAGATTATCGGAGGAGCGCCTTGGCGGCTGCGGGATCCCTGGTGGGTAGACGGAGACACCACGTGCTGCCCGGGCGTGATCTGGCTTGAACACGTGTTTGAGTTGGCCGAGCGCGCCTACGGGGGCATGCAGAACTGCTTAGACATCGTGTCAGTCCATCCATACATGTGGACGGATTCGGTGGGTTGTCCGAACCGCTTTTCGGAAGACGAATTCACTATTTGCCTCGACACGGCGCGCCGGGCCATGCGCGAGGCCGGGCATCCGGACATGGAACTGTGGGCAACCGAGTACGGCTGGCCCCGGTGGAGGCAGCTCATGCCGGACAGCCTCCTGACGGATACACTCGTTCAGGCCGACAACATCTGCAAGTTCTACACCTCAGCGATAGCGCGGCAGGCCGACCCGCGGGGAGGCTATGATAGAGCGACCCACTATGAGCTGACCAGCCTACACCATCCCGATGCTGATAACCAAGGTTTCGGTCTTCTTGATAGAGAACCAAGTCAGCATCTCATGCCGCACGGTTGGGCATTCACGCAGGAGTCCTTTCTCACCGGCAAGCGGCTCAACGGGCGGGTCATAACCGGTGACACGGCGGTTGACGACCACACTCGGGTGTATGAGTTCGAAGACACGACGGCGTTGAAGAAACGGACGTGGGTATGCTGGCAGGACGAGGCCGTAGCGGCCTACACGCCGGTACCGGTGCGGAACGACACGGTCGATACGGTGGCGCTCGCCTACAACGGGTCGCCGCCGGCCGACGAGAAGGATGCTGAGCAGTCCGGCTGGCTGCACATTGCCCTGGATCCGCGGCCGGCATTCGTGATGGAGAAAACCGTCGCCAGTCGCCCGGACCTGGTTGTGGACAGCGTACGGTACTTCCAGCCACCGGACACGATTGCCGTGCGGGCCTGGGTCACTAACAGCGGCAATCGCTCAACGCCTCTTCAGCAACCGGGGGAACAGCCGTTCCCGACTTGGGCGGTGTTGTATGCGAACGGTGACTCCATAGCCCAGGTGGTCTACACGGGTTCTATCGCGGTAAGTGAGCAAGTCTTGTTCGAGTTCGGGCGCGGCGCTGTCCAGATGCCACAGACGGCCCTTCTCGCGGTCAGGGTCAACCCGGGCCAGAGCTACGTCGAGCTCGGGACCGGTGACAACAGGGGATACCGACTGAAGCCCCAGCCGTAGGCGCAGCGCGCGTGGCTTGCGCTTGAACTTGGGCTTGCGCTAGACGAACCGGAAACGGCTGATGAAGTGGCGCATCGGCCGGTCCTGGCCGTAGACGACTTCCACGCCCGGAATCTCGTCGCGGCGACGGTAGAGGATGCCGACCGCCTCGGCTGCGGACAGCAGGTCGGTGTCTTCATAACAGAGCCTCGGCACGGCGGCGCGGACGTTGTTCACCCTCGGGTCCGATGGAGCTTCCTTGCCGTCCACCATCTTGCCGAACGCGTAGACGCCAAGCTCGCACATCCGGTGCCCGGCGATCAAGAGCAACGCAGTGAGACTGATGCCCGGGAACTGGTCGTCGCGCAGCTTGGTACGGGCGAAGAACTTGTCGAGGTCGAGGTAGATGGCGTGGCCGCCGACCGGCTTGACCACCACGCTCGCGTCGCACTGCTCGTCAATCGCTGCCCCGAACTTCCGTACC of candidate division WOR-3 bacterium contains these proteins:
- the bamA gene encoding outer membrane protein assembly factor BamA, yielding MIALLAALLLAQPGQPDTSKVILIGVSARAATADTLLIVRTAGLSRGQALTANALRTNLEDAIRRVYGLGLFSQVEAETSRVADGVRVTFVATEFPKLKSVDYEGFRRVRRKDLDAKVKAKEGEILTDKKVFDWEQEILKLYKEKGFLLVRVANETAQPDALNQVTLTYKIDEGDPVRIRNIEIEGNDYFTDEQLEIKLTNRQKRWYRKANLKEDEFVKDLDRIVDFYKQRGFIDAKVLDYDMKFDQGWASITISVSEGTRYYFGNVAIEGDSVMKEADLRKLVRYRSGEPYNTKLAQSTLQDLFGAYSEEGYIYTQVSPVENVRSDTVDITYQISEGAPATIRLVSIEGNEQTHDNVIRREVSSLPGYTFRRSEVMRSQRDIFNLGFFDDVTIDYRRADTAGTIDLVYKVKEKSFFGTVGAGITYSATDGVTGYVELQQPNLFGRGQNANVKLERGSKKTNVQLGFTEPWLFDRPMSAGADISYYTYTYDYYDKQQLGGGLSFSRPLPLDYTRAYLALRVIDAYVPPTSIKSGYNPTDTLFSIYGDTTHKTAFRPSLTFTRDSRDYIYNALTGSSTTYQFDFSVGDISFHRHVFDMSQYFPLFWKFGLMGRTRLGYITGFTAADRIPIYERFTPGGTGVDGVRGYGEKSIGPKSSGYAIGGRAEAIFSLEYKLRVSRQLSFLAFADAGNAWNSIDQFSLSDLKRGAGVGVRLEIPMLGLIGFDFGYGFDKENPGWEPHFQVGRTF
- a CDS encoding ATP-dependent Clp protease ATP-binding subunit, with the protein product MQERFTERVRKVISLARQEAVRLHHDYIGTEHLLLGLVKEGEGVAAVVLTNLGVNTDDLRRAVENAVDAGSETLVLGEVPLNQEARSCLNYALDEARKMNHTYIGTEHLLLGLLREERGVACQILQSLGMDIELVRNETTRLLGGEKGSAQQKSRTKTPSLDYFSRDLTQLAREDKLDPIIGRESEIERIIQILARRKKNNPVLIGEAGVGKTAIVEGLAQRIVAGKVPNLLKSKRVLALDLAAIVAGTKYRGQFEERLKSVMNEIQHQGDVIIFIDELHTIVGAGAAEGAIDASSILKPALARGELQAIGATTLEEYRKHIEKHSALERRFQKILVEAPGAQETVSILKGLKEKYELHHNVSYDEKALETAAYLADRYISDRFLPDKAIDVIDEAGSRVKLMRPVINPELDELEKKIEKAARAKEEAVRKQEFEKAAEIRDEQKQLTEYLKRKRKEWEKAGSFPVVTEEDVAYVVSNWTGVPLAKLEERESARLLRMEEEIRQRIIGQDKAITMIAKAIRRSRAGVKDPRRPIGSFIFLGPTGVGKTELARVLARFMFGDEDALIRFDMSEYMEKFNVSRLVGAPPGYVGYEEGGQLTEKVRRKQYAVVLFDEIEKAHPDVFNILLQLLDDGQITDSLGRKVSFKNTVVIMTSNIASTEIRGMSGFGFGATTGDANYESIRDKVMTEVKRFFRPEFLNRVDEVLVFRPLDRKQMEEIVEIQLRDLSTRLKEQKLAVELTTTAKELLVQEGFDPQFGARPIKRALRRLLEDPLAEELLRGRFKESSVVLVDRDGDRLVFAEKMAEPSVTLQQ
- a CDS encoding thioredoxin domain-containing protein; this translates as MSNRLANEASPYLRDHAENPVDWYPWGEEALGKAKAENKPIFLSIGYSACHWCHVMARESFSDPKIAEILNANYVSIKVDREERPDIDEVYIEAVRILTGSAGWPLSVFLTPELKPFYGGTYFPPGPRPGMAAFNRVLLSALHFFRTQRHEIDEAANRIAVELNRLSSLPDHEGEMDETPLRGFYKQRLEVFDSEHGGFGVAPKFPNPTDLALLLRLSGKPGAEMHATKTRSTRNEADSQKSASFHPDSGFRGSQLRDSGGRPEFEQARAMVELTLHKMAEGGIYDQLGGGFHRYSTDTIWLVPHFEKMLYDNALLAQTYARAFQATGEESYRSIAVETLGWMEREMLLPEGGFAASLDADTGGREGAYYTWTEAQVAQAVGPDLTKLACDFYGVSAPGNFDGTNVLHTAVPIEQVVNVHHVALDELWPKLGEIRARLLAARGRRPALRRDDKVLADWNGLTLSALARCSNAFANSRYLDLARALADFILNRMVSGNEVAHLLKTGATSVPGQLPDFAFVVQGLLDIYDACYDARYVEAALGLSDRMLELFFDQQGGFFTTRADAGLLSRIKNGYDGATPSGNSVAVMNLLRLARLCGRNDYERAAAATLRRFYRTMVTYPPAFSLMLAGLDLLLHPGTEVVLFLPESSSDADAMAALLASTPDDYRTAVVIKARQPDVLTGRLIPLTHGRAATDNKPTAFVCRNQTCFAPVHTGADLARLLGCE
- a CDS encoding T9SS type A sorting domain-containing protein, coding for MNRLVAVLLGAAVATAAFGREPRLEEHLAVRESLSRVHPRMRARWLKERGVEDPYYTSVRMPATESSGLELIGRWSYGPSYDVDGRTTPSETLVALARGSGVSLLRFSRRDSLSIELLSDINAEGLMCRVKVAGTLLYVGSRKGLEIYNIADEQNPMRLSWTPLPLNDFALQDSLVYTISGYYSDGGDDDSFRIYNVSNPANPVFRGACRDSGYLVSVAGNTAFIGDRWGLYVIDVTNPASPHRIGSWGSAIEQVEVRGHLCYVTTFNPNVPGDITFHVLDVAVPSLPYQIGSLDSAGGNDVFLVDTLAFGAGESDFNRMTIVSIADSTRPRLLGSAGRPGWGYGVWTNGLAQTAFVGSHWTGLQIYDIGNTSLPVRDTFLLDADQALDVYIDNDRAYVANQMSGLKILDVTDPARPTTAGSYDTAGQRPFMSSVVARDSLAFVDWYAVPVFRVMEVSDPSRPLMLGGVDVFNPPEDMVLRDSFVYCAEMNRFQIVNVARPREPVLVGSCNTQEQAYGLCVADSLAYVANYPFAIINVKQPSNPSVVGTISRGAWNGTVRDTFLFLSSGSILVYSVADPSQPRLLDSLSVGAITFWVEAVGSLLYTNNTDGVRVVDASDVHNMRVRGYATLPYSVGRLSYASPHLYVACGEAGVCIFESTQVAVSEERHAVPRGGGLFVKPNPARGVALLLGAQGLSYPVVVRDVAGRVVPRAVASHETNGGLTLDLTGVPPGVYFVEVKTREEAARVKFVRQ